In one window of Bdellovibrio bacteriovorus W DNA:
- a CDS encoding phosphohydrolase (COG1409 Predicted phosphohydrolases), protein MNTIKTILNLSFVCICVGATLGCAPFRDSPYSDNLLRQERNLNTKALEKLGAIEGDGKIRFAVITDSHQNYKSLDDVIYEINQTPDLDFVVHLGDFTNSSYNFEYDQFLDSYITLKPPAFTVTGNHDAIGAGPALFRKVFGLNNFFFESPSKRFIFFNTANLEDPESFDPKWLRQTVSASSKPVIIFSHVELRDEERYFGQDAQYFDEVIKDPKTQVVFNGHNHVYRLLMDNGTVLLQAPRVESGWMLIEIQGNQLQMKLSTGEEEWLTLKN, encoded by the coding sequence GTGAATACAATTAAAACTATTTTGAACTTAAGTTTTGTGTGTATTTGCGTAGGAGCTACTCTTGGCTGTGCGCCGTTTCGTGACAGTCCTTACTCAGATAATTTACTTCGACAAGAACGAAACCTGAATACGAAGGCTTTAGAAAAACTAGGTGCTATTGAAGGTGATGGGAAGATTCGTTTCGCAGTTATCACCGACTCTCATCAAAATTATAAGTCTCTTGATGATGTTATTTACGAGATCAATCAAACACCTGACCTTGATTTTGTCGTGCATCTCGGAGATTTCACCAATAGCAGTTATAATTTTGAATATGATCAATTCTTAGACTCTTATATTACCTTGAAGCCACCGGCTTTCACGGTGACAGGGAATCATGATGCTATCGGTGCTGGGCCAGCTTTATTTCGTAAAGTTTTTGGGCTTAATAATTTCTTCTTCGAGTCTCCATCAAAGAGGTTTATTTTCTTTAACACGGCTAATTTAGAAGATCCTGAAAGCTTTGATCCAAAATGGTTAAGGCAAACGGTGAGTGCATCTTCCAAGCCCGTGATTATATTTTCCCATGTAGAACTAAGAGATGAAGAGAGATACTTTGGTCAAGATGCTCAGTACTTTGATGAAGTGATTAAGGATCCAAAGACTCAAGTTGTCTTCAATGGTCATAATCATGTGTATCGACTGCTGATGGATAATGGAACTGTACTACTTCAAGCCCCCCGAGTGGAGTCGGGATGGATGCTTATTGAAATTCAGGGCAATCAATTGCAGATGAAACTTTCAACCGGAGAAGAAGAATGGCTTACGCTCAAAAATTAG